The genomic window TTTCAAGCCTGACTTATGCAGAATGTCACTTCTTAGTGCTGCTCAGGATTGCTACATGAAACAGCTGCACCACATTCACCATTTACAATAAAAGCAGAGctaagagagaaagaaaaactagagAGACCAATTGCCAGTTTATTTTAGAGGTGACACCAAGGCAAACAGAGTATTTGTTTcaattcattttatttaattctgtaTTATACAAGTGGGATCTGAATTCCCAAACTTCCCACCATCGACATAATGGAGAAGCACCACTACACAAGAGGAAGGCAGAATTTTGAAGCCGGAAGACAGACTGGACCGAGCTGTTTCTCCCCACGTGGTCAGAAATTCTTCCTCCTTCACACAGTGTGCTTCCCAGACCAGCAGGTTTACCCCAGAGACAAAGCTAGCTCTAAACactccctctgcctcctcctctccccaaaaAAAGAGGCTGCTCAATGCCAGCAGTGGAATGGTTAAAGACAGGGAGCACATCAGGTTTTCAGTCTCTCAACCAGCCCACTAGATTAAGAAGTAGCCTGGTTACTCCCTCTCTCCTGAAAAAGATCCAGGAAAATGAATGACCTAAAATGCTGAAGACTtacctcctttccttcccccatCCCATAGCCTTGCTCTCTAAGCAGAGAGTAGGCAATGAACTCTGAGGAGGCTGAAGGAAAGCCAAGGAAAATCAGGGGCTACCTGAATCCCTGGGAATCTGGTGGCTACCCTGGTGCCCTCATTCATTCCCTTTGAGGTTCAGAGACCTGTTTGGAATAGTACACAGAGAGGGCCTCCCTTAAGGACTCAGAAGCAACCAGGGATACAGAACACACAGGAACCACCGTGAGGGTACACACCATTCCAGGGATGGCCCAAACCACAAACAGGGCAAGACTTCCCCTCAGCCAAGGCCCCAAGGGCTGGGGGAACTGGCACGAGGCCCTGGCAGGGGGAAgagagctcctgcagcagtactGAGGTCTCATGTGAATTtacttcttcttcctctcctgggAACAGCGAGGGCAGAACCTGTTAGAAAGGGAAGTACAAAGCCAACATTGAGGGCATGACGTGAACCTCAAGTACATGGTCCCAGAAGACCTTTTCCAAAGTCCCTGACAAAGCCTTAattcaaattttccttttaatgataTCTTCTAAGCGTGTATATACAGTACTTTTTCTCCTGCCACCTAGGACCTCCCCTTTCCAAAGGCCAATGGGCCCCCCAGGCTGTTTCACTCACCATTTTCCTCTTGGTTTTGTTGTCAGACCCACACAGGCAAAATGAAACCATTCAATGGAACACTGTTGGGATGAAGAGCAGCCAGTTAAAgagcagttttctcttgaaaTTGTTGCTTTTGGGCTACGAGAGTTTCCCAGCATTTGATCACAAACTCCTAAAACCCTAGCAGTGATCAAGGATTGAATACTCACATCCACCCTACACACTGTTAGCAAGGAGAGAACTCCCCTTCTCCCTTGCTAGGTTCAGggacaagaaaacattttaaggaAAACCCTGAAGAAAGAGGCACTTCAGAGGTCATGGCCAACCACACCTCTGCCCTTCCCAACTACCTGAGGTAAGCCCTCTCCTTGTCACTGCTTGCTGTATCAGGCCCCACCCAAGCAGGACAAGATTTTCCATGCAAGACTCATCTCTACTCCATTCCCTCCCCTTTCCACCAAGTGCAGGCTCTTACATCTGGGTTGTCACAGCCAATCATCTCCCCATAGGAGACCTGGTGGCAGAGGCAGTAAGTGGGTTCATTGGGATCCACGGGCATATCCAGTACATCCGAGGGGTGCACATTTCCAAAAGTGACTGAAGGCATCCCATACTCTGTGCTACTGCAGGACAGGAATAAAGTAGGTCAGCAAAGTAACAGGCTTTGAGTCCCTTCCTGTGTCCCCAGACAGTGCCTTTGTTTGCCAGAGACAGATACTTCTCTTATTTAAGTAAATACACCCAACTCCAATGGAGTGACCTGCTTTCCCCTTCAACCCACACTCCCCTGAAAGAATAAAAGTTTCCTTCCTCTTGCTTCCCAAGAAGGGACAGAGGACACACTGTTCCAGTCTGGGGATCAGCTATCCTTCTCAGGGCTAGCCCTGACTTGGTCTGATTTCTAGTGCTGCTTCTCATTCCCTCAAGTCCCTTGAACACTTACGTGCGGACGAGCTTCAATTTCTTTTGGGCAGTTTTTGGTGCTTCCTCATCAGAGTTCTTCCCTTTAGAGCGAGCGCGGgcagcttttttctctttctgggctCGGCCCtctgggaagaagagaaaatggtGTTGCTTCTGTCACCCCACCAAAACAGACAGCTGACAGTGACAACTTCTCCAGCACTAAAATACACTCCTACTTTGGAATGTATATTGGCTTTGGGCCATGCACTCCATCTTAATTTATCTAGCAGCCTTGAATATGCTCACACAGGAAGAGCCCAGGTCACCACCTTTTTACCTGTCCTTCAGATTCCAGCGCAACAGTCTTTGATCTGCACCACTCCAGTGCCTGCCTTCATCCCCACCACTTCCATAGTCACTTGGCTGCCTCCTGAATCAATCTGCAGCCCAGTGGTGGTACTCACTCTTCTTGCCCTTGCTGGAAGAACTGTCATAGTCACTTGACTCTATCTGCTTCTCCTTCAGGTCTGCTTCAAAGCGAGCGAGGTCTGTGTCCAGCCGCCGGATGTGCTTATCAACCTGAAAAGACAGTAGTGACCAGGAGTTACCCCAGGACAGAGCCCAGGAAGGCAAAGAGAGGACAAAGAGGGGACAAAGGGGCAGGGGGCTTGCACTAAAGAGATGAGGAGCAAGAGTGGGCACGGCCTAAAAATGAGAGATCAGGGCCTTCTGAGATGGGCGGCTTTATCGGGGGTTCACACGATAAGCACGAGACACTTCCCTTCATACCATCTCGTAGGTCTGCATAGCCAGCTGAACCTTGTCGTCCCCAAATTCCTTGCACTTTCCATAGGCCTCCTGGATTTGCTTGAGAAGCCCCAGTTTTTCCTCTGAAGACAAAGTCCGTGCATTGCTGATATACTCCGTGGCCAACTTATCGATCTCTGACTTGAGGTCTGAAACAAGTGTACCATTAAATACAcaaacaccacacacacactACAGTGCCCTCCATGAAGAGAGACTGAAtgactggagcagctccaggcctcCTCCCCTGCCTGGTGATTCCCATGATAAAAGCAAAGCCAAGCAAAGTTGGTCAAGCTACATACTCCTTGTCTTGGCAGAAAAACCATCTCTAATCCTCACCTTCTGTCCTCTGATCCAGATCTCGCATGAGCTGGAAGTTTCTCTGTAATTCAAATGGCAGGTTCTCAATacctgcagagaaaggagaataCATGGAGAAATCAGGTTCTTGCCCATGATgccaaggcaggaaaaaagctAACCAATAACAACAACTCCTCTGCTGCACATTAGCCTGCTTCCATTTGTTGCCAGCCCCAAAGGAGACAGGCTATAAAAAAGTGATATATTTAATGCAGAAGCATAGTTCTAGAATATATATTAGTTAGCAGAAAACT from Corvus hawaiiensis isolate bCorHaw1 chromosome 2, bCorHaw1.pri.cur, whole genome shotgun sequence includes these protein-coding regions:
- the ING4 gene encoding inhibitor of growth protein 4, encoding MAAGMYLEHYLDSIENLPFELQRNFQLMRDLDQRTEDLKSEIDKLATEYISNARTLSSEEKLGLLKQIQEAYGKCKEFGDDKVQLAMQTYEMVDKHIRRLDTDLARFEADLKEKQIESSDYDSSSSKGKKKGRAQKEKKAARARSKGKNSDEEAPKTAQKKLKLVRTSTEYGMPSVTFGNVHPSDVLDMPVDPNEPTYCLCHQVSYGEMIGCDNPDCSIEWFHFACVGLTTKPRGKWFCPRCSQERKKK